One window of Magallana gigas chromosome 2, xbMagGiga1.1, whole genome shotgun sequence genomic DNA carries:
- the LOC105335150 gene encoding rho guanine nucleotide exchange factor 17 isoform X3, protein MEKDDSEATEQTQTVPSSDGTEDTVTSPIQFNVEFSGDDEHRNELNTTLSPKFSRPKLPDFQENGQIRSGLHGRAKTDPGQGSHIKAIIDRTVEDIKELNSRDFTKTFGRPKKFPKPFASKSQSTHTSPRASPTPNEETGPSPLNRNRSRSLKVLTDILKGGRGGSTEYRLGNIPRKSVDDSASKSISDSQLLPRKTSTVKEEDSERRSISDGQLQANRDESKSENSNSSGTPDSGATDSGHEKTSSGTPELPSPVEDSKALSKRRSDMAKFRRAKSEARKVNISDDEGVGISDQDLSQSSTAYKPHSIDTNSKFFTLWKIGAPKRRTGLADIVKRVQSTHSRSADDSHGENVLHGIWKLPRVELKPIQGVRKSSSLRHVTHPPQSKTTFREPLGAMDSNGFGMLAKTPEKEELPPFPGDLESKTSDLSLTDSQAFQSESGDEAFREFEEEEMSETQSNIDKDNEKSTEKRKPLKPKSKSDPSGDKSKDSMAPVCQMTSSHSSPHLSKCSEVDLEEEEEEAEKDDGDLSLNPPSSALTPSSSFDDGPLHFEVTDDSVSNQHSEGALTPELDQLQDSGRFTSVFVKEIAPSPKEDNDSSPDKNSLSIPYQPKKNIGRSVSSASVLQRERRLASVTKEENRKHSLTQEDAVKETKQELVPLADSHLQATSMPALAKQQQNKDKRYHIVEELCKNEQEYVEALTVLKDKYMLPLKTSCSSVDENLVDNIFYMIPEILMHHTVYRNALDRVWTNWDSETSTMGNLISATFSKQTVIDCYLSFVENYKTSGKVIENALTTKSSVQKFIEQCHKESGNKLSMKDLIVRPIQRIPRYELLLQRLIEHTPPNHPDFPLLKEAEKVMHDFAIKLGTVNESQHEEDQQATLKRLELLLITDLAVPDRQYIRHDMVQIMSKKDQWCIWTFSDLIIISSLKRRTGTVTRKSIILKSPTGQDFAENIKHKVWLKVGLDAVEIVKSPTNLSRRNTVDPEQLEEDIGLLNDVSDLITRLNCPHSSLEEIVKDMLSTLNKQLSEAMLRNPTAESNKVDILVTTQEAIYPLEIMFTSGEKRITWEATVSDAKQKLAQMFDKRAPEFLTPLPITKTRAGMQFSCAAPIDGVNNSGYREVWVCNSDGYVGHMCLLSLQPEPIVTLNTPVPGCNARILCICAVPAYSGTFRRKSSGKKHQHQVISQHPLIPRVSEDGPRNSVAEGEDGIEEEEEEKSEKSESESESSDEDTPFPCSNENNEDPMSVDVDEEGKIPPPADLPEPTSESVTPNPDPVSSNPDPITVGSWIQDSLKSTMWLGTEDGCIHVFQCTDNIKTTKNKLKIHHESPVYCIVYLDNKVFASLANGDLIVYKRDNGIWDAENPYTRSIGTVQYPINKMLAVAGKLWCGCQNVMKVINPLTLSTETSFQVISDSDRCIQCLVCSGQGVWMATQQSSKLLLYHATSYEFLLEVSIAQAVAQKLQSADDIIRQHKAACLRITSLMVCKDLLWVGTSAGVILTITMPRITSTTTRGAIPTPTVTGLVNGHTGHVRFLTCVEMTVTSPTVKVEGDEEDDSISENIALHDIHRRSSMAATTTLASRMLVISGGDGYEDFRNNAANESAGRDDSTNHLLIWQV, encoded by the exons ATGGAAAAGGATGATTCGGAGGCGACTGAACAAACCCAGACTGTTCCATCAAGTGATGGGACAGAGGACACAGTGACTAGCCCCATACAATTCAATGTGGAATTCAGTGGGGACGACGAACATAGAAATGAGCTAAACACGACACTTTCACCAAAATTTTCACGACCAAAGCTGCCAGATTTTCAAGAGAATGGACAAATAAGATCTGGACTTCATGGCCGAGCTAAAACAGACCCGGGCCAGGGCAGCCACATAAAGGCCATTATTGATCGAACTGTGGAGGATATCAAAGAACTGAACAGCAGAGACTTTACAAAGACATTTGGTCGTCCGAAAAAATTTCCAAAACCGTTTGCCTCCAAATCTCAGTCTACACACACATCGCCGCGAGCATCTCCGACACCCAATGAAGAAACGGGCCCGTCCCCGTTAAACAGAAATCGTAGCCGAAGTCTGAAAGTCTTGACAGACATATTAAAAGGCGGGAGAGGGGGAAGCACTGAGTATAGATTAGGAAACATTCCTCGGAAAAGTGTCGATGATAGTGCCTCAAAGTCAATTAGTGATAGTCAGCTATTACCTCGTAAAACCTCGACTGTGAAAGAAGAGGACAGTGAACGTAGGTCAATATCAGATGGACAATTACAAGCAAACAGAGATGAGAGTAAAAGTGAGAATTCAAACAGCTCGGGGACGCCAGACAGTGGTGCGACAGATAGTGGCCACGAAAAGACGAGCTCAGGCACGCCCGAACTTCCATCACCTGTGGAAGACTCGAAAGCTCTCAGCAAACGTCGCAGTGATATGGCCAAGTTTAGGAGGGCCAAAAGCGAGGCACGTAAAGTGAACATTTCTGATGATGAAGGTGTTGGAATATCTGACCAGGATTTGTCTCAAAGTAGCACCGCATACAAACCTCACTCCATAGATACTAACTCCAAATTTTTCACTCTCTGGAAAATCGGAGCTCCGAAGCGTCGAACTGGTCTAGCGGATATAGTAAAGAGAGTGCAGTCCACACACAGTAGAAGTGCTGATGATTCTCATGGAGAAAACGTTCTGCATGGGATATGGAAGTTACCCAGAGTAGAGCTTAAACCTATCCAAGGTGTTCGGAAATCATCTAGTCTTCGACACGTTACTCATCCACCTCAATCAAAAACCACATTCCGAGAGCCATTGGGAGCTATGGATTCCAATGGGTTTGGAATGTTGGCAAAGACTCCAGAGAAAGAGGAACTGCCGCCTTTTCCAGGGGACTTAGAATCCAAAACAAGTGATCTGTCTCTCACTGATAGTCAAGCATTTCAAAGTGAAAGTGGAGATGAAGCATTTCGTGAATTTGAAGAGGAAGAAATGTCTGAAACTCAAAGCAATATTGATAAGGATAATGAAAAATcaactgaaaaaagaaaaccattgAAGCCCAAATCTAAAAGTGACCCTAGTGGTGACAAGAGTAAGGATAGCATGGCCCCTGTGTGTCAAATGACCTCGTCCCATAGCTCCCCTCATCTATCCAAATGTAGTGAAGTGGACCTcgaagaagaagaagaggaaGCTGAGAAGGATGATGGAGACTTGTCATTAAACCCTCCCTCTAGTGCTCTCACTCCATCAAGCTCATTTGATGATGGCCCTCTTCATTTTGAAGTCACAGATGACAGTGTGTCAAATCAGCACTCGGAAGGAGCCTTAACTCCAGAGCTCGATCAGTTACAGGATAGTGGACGGTTTACTTCTGTTTTTGTGAAGGAAATTGCTCCATCCCCAAAGGAAGACAATGATTCCTCTCCTGACAAAAATTCTTTGAGTATTCCATATCAGCCTAAAAAGAATATTGGCCGAAGTGTAAGTTCAGCGAGTGTTcttcagagagagagaaggtTAGCCAGTGTCACCAAAGAGGAGAACAGGAAGCATAGTCTAACTCAAGAGGATGCGGTCAAAGAAACCAAGCAGGAGTTAGTTCCCTTGGCAGACTCCCACTTGCAGGCAACCAGCATGCCAGCATTGGCCAAACAGCAACAAAACAAG GACAAGCGGTATCACATTGTGGAGGAACTGTGTAAGAATGAACAGGAGTATGTGGAGGCCCTCACAGTTCTCAAAGAT AAGTACATGCTTCCTCTGAAGACCTCCTGTAGCAGTGTGGATGAGAACTTGGTAGACAATATCTTTTACATGATTCCAGAAATCCTGATGCACCACACAGTGTACAGGAATGCTCTGGACCGGGTCTGGACCAACTGGGACTCAGAGACCAGCACCATGGGCAACCTGATATCTGCTACT TTTTCCAAGCAAACCGTGATTGACTGCTATCTATCTTTTGTTGAGAACTATAAGACATCAGGAAAAGTTATTGAAAATGCTCTGACTACCAAATCTTCTGTACAGAAGTTCATTGAG CAATGTCACAAGGAGAGCGGGAACAAGTTATCAATGAAGGACCTAATTGTTCGCCCCATTCAGAGAATCCCAAGATACGAACTACTACTACAG AGGTTAATAGAACACACCCCTCCTAATCACCCTGATTTCCCACTGCTGAAGGAGGCTGAAAAAGTGATGCACGACTTTGCCATTAAATTGGGTACGGTCAACGAGAGCCAACATGAGGAAGACCAGCAGGCCACTTTAAAGAGGCTGGAACTCTTACTGATCACTGAT cTGGCTGTGCCAGACCGACAGTACATAAGGCATGACATGGTTCAAATAATG AGTAAAAAAGACCAGTGGTGTATATGGACTTTCTCTGATCTCATTATCATAAGTAGTCTCAAGAGGCGTACCGGGACCGTCACCCGTAAATCCATTATCTT aaaatccCCCACTGGACAAGACTTTGCTGAGAATATCAAACATAAAGTATGGCTGAAAGTTGGTCTTGATGCTGTAGAAATCGTTAAAA GTCCCACGAACTTATCCAGGAGAAACACAGTCGACCCTGAACAGTTAGAGGAGGACATCGGGCTACTGAATGATGTCAGTGACCTCATTACCCGCCTCAACTGTCCACATTCT AGTCTTGAAGAGATTGTAAAGGATATGTTGTCAACACTAAATAAGCAGTTGTCAGAGGCCATGCTACGAAATCCAACCGCTGAGTCCAACAAAGTGGATATTCTAGTCACTACACA GGAAGCCATCTACCCATTAGAAATAATGTTTACCTCGGGGGAAAAGAGGATAACCTGGGAGGCCACCGTCAGTGATGCCAAACAGAAACTAG ctCAAATGTTTGACAAAAGAGCCCCAGAATTCCTGACACCTTTGCCTATTACAAAAACTAGGGCAGGGATGCAG TTCTCCTGTGCTGCTCCGATTGACGGGGTGAACAACTCCGGCTACCGCGAGGTGTGGGTGTGTAACAGTGATGGCTATGTAGGTCACATGTGTCTCCTCAGTCTGCAGCCAGAACCAATCGTCACCCTCAACACCCCTGTCCCTGGCTGTAACGCCAGGATCCTCTGTATCTGTGCTGTCCCAGCATACAGTGGGACCTTCAGAAG AAAGAGCAGTGGTAAGAAGCATCAACATCAGGTGATATCCCAGCATCCTCTGATACCCAGGGTGTCTGAGGATGGTCCTCGGAACAGTGTGGCTGAGGGTGAGGATGGGATAGAGGAGGAAGAAGAGGAGAAATCGGAAAAGTCTGAGTCTGAGTCAGAGTCCAGTGATGAAGACACGCCATTTCCCTGcagtaatgaaaacaatgaggACCCCATGTCTGTAGATG TAGATGAGGAAGGGAAGATCCCACCCCCTGCAGACCTCCCAGAACCTACATCAGAATCAGTTACTCCTAATCCAGATCCAGTCAGCAGTAATCCTGATCCTATTACAGTTGGCAGCTGGATCCAGGACTCACTCAAAAGCACCATGTGGCTGGGAACAGAGGATGGGTG CATCCATGTATTCCAGTGTACAGAcaatattaaaacaacaaagaataaattaaaaatacatcacGAATCCCCTGTATATTGTATAGT ATATTTAGACAACAAGGTATTTGCATCCTTAGCTAATGGAGATTTAATAGtttataaaagagataatg GTATTTGGGATGCAGAGAATCCTTACACAAGAAGTATTGGAACAGTGCAGTATCCCATTAATAAGATGCTAGCGGTGGCCGGCAAGCTATGGTGTGGGTGTCAGAATGTGATGAAGGTCATCAATCCCCTCACCCTCAGTACAGAG ACCTCGTTCCAAGTGATCTCTGACTCGGACCGCTGTATCCAGTGCCTGGTCTGTTCGGGTCAGGGCGTGTGGATGGCAACACAACAAAGCTCCAAACTGCTCCTATACCACGCCACCTCCTACGAATTCCTACTAGAAGTCAGCATAGCTCAGGCAGTGGCACAAAAACTACAAT CTGCTGACGACATAATACGTCAACATAAGGCGGCGTGTTTACGGATTACATCGCTGATGGTGTGTAAGGATCTGTTGTG
- the LOC105335150 gene encoding rho guanine nucleotide exchange factor 17 isoform X1: MEKDDSEATEQTQTVPSSDGTEDTVTSPIQFNVEFSGDDEHRNELNTTLSPKFSRPKLPDFQENGQIRSGLHGRAKTDPGQGSHIKAIIDRTVEDIKELNSRDFTKTFGRPKKFPKPFASKSQSTHTSPRASPTPNEETGPSPLNRNRSRSLKVLTDILKGGRGGSTEYRLGNIPRKSVDDSASKSISDSQLLPRKTSTVKEEDSERRSISDGQLQANRDESKSENSNSSGTPDSGATDSGHEKTSSGTPELPSPVEDSKALSKRRSDMAKFRRAKSEARKVNISDDEGVGISDQDLSQSSTAYKPHSIDTNSKFFTLWKIGAPKRRTGLADIVKRVQSTHSRSADDSHGENVLHGIWKLPRVELKPIQGVRKSSSLRHVTHPPQSKTTFREPLGAMDSNGFGMLAKTPEKEELPPFPGDLESKTSDLSLTDSQAFQSESGDEAFREFEEEEMSETQSNIDKDNEKSTEKRKPLKPKSKSDPSGDKSKDSMAPVCQMTSSHSSPHLSKCSEVDLEEEEEEAEKDDGDLSLNPPSSALTPSSSFDDGPLHFEVTDDSVSNQHSEGALTPELDQLQDSGRFTSVFVKEIAPSPKEDNDSSPDKNSLSIPYQPKKNIGRSVSSASVLQRERRLASVTKEENRKHSLTQEDAVKETKQELVPLADSHLQATSMPALAKQQQNKDKRYHIVEELCKNEQEYVEALTVLKDKYMLPLKTSCSSVDENLVDNIFYMIPEILMHHTVYRNALDRVWTNWDSETSTMGNLISATFSKQTVIDCYLSFVENYKTSGKVIENALTTKSSVQKFIEQCHKESGNKLSMKDLIVRPIQRIPRYELLLQRLIEHTPPNHPDFPLLKEAEKVMHDFAIKLGTVNESQHEEDQQATLKRLELLLITDLAVPDRQYIRHDMVQIMSKKDQWCIWTFSDLIIISSLKRRTGTVTRKSIILKSPTGQDFAENIKHKVWLKVGLDAVEIVKSPTNLSRRNTVDPEQLEEDIGLLNDVSDLITRLNCPHSSLEEIVKDMLSTLNKQLSEAMLRNPTAESNKVDILVTTQEAIYPLEIMFTSGEKRITWEATVSDAKQKLAQMFDKRAPEFLTPLPITKTRAGMQFSCAAPIDGVNNSGYREVWVCNSDGYVGHMCLLSLQPEPIVTLNTPVPGCNARILCICAVPAYSGTFRRKSSGKKHQHQVISQHPLIPRVSEDGPRNSVAEGEDGIEEEEEEKSEKSESESESSDEDTPFPCSNENNEDPMSVDVDEEGKIPPPADLPEPTSESVTPNPDPVSSNPDPITVGSWIQDSLKSTMWLGTEDGCIHVFQCTDNIKTTKNKLKIHHESPVYCIVYLDNKVFASLANGDLIVYKRDNEGIWDAENPYTRSIGTVQYPINKMLAVAGKLWCGCQNVMKVINPLTLSTETSFQVISDSDRCIQCLVCSGQGVWMATQQSSKLLLYHATSYEFLLEVSIAQAVAQKLQSADDIIRQHKAACLRITSLMVCKDLLWVGTSAGVILTITMPRITSTTTRGAIPTPTVTGLVNGHTGHVRFLTCVEMTVTSPTVKVEGDEEDDSISENIALHDIHRRSSMAATTTLASRMLVISGGDGYEDFRNNAANESAGRDDSTNHLLIWQV, encoded by the exons ATGGAAAAGGATGATTCGGAGGCGACTGAACAAACCCAGACTGTTCCATCAAGTGATGGGACAGAGGACACAGTGACTAGCCCCATACAATTCAATGTGGAATTCAGTGGGGACGACGAACATAGAAATGAGCTAAACACGACACTTTCACCAAAATTTTCACGACCAAAGCTGCCAGATTTTCAAGAGAATGGACAAATAAGATCTGGACTTCATGGCCGAGCTAAAACAGACCCGGGCCAGGGCAGCCACATAAAGGCCATTATTGATCGAACTGTGGAGGATATCAAAGAACTGAACAGCAGAGACTTTACAAAGACATTTGGTCGTCCGAAAAAATTTCCAAAACCGTTTGCCTCCAAATCTCAGTCTACACACACATCGCCGCGAGCATCTCCGACACCCAATGAAGAAACGGGCCCGTCCCCGTTAAACAGAAATCGTAGCCGAAGTCTGAAAGTCTTGACAGACATATTAAAAGGCGGGAGAGGGGGAAGCACTGAGTATAGATTAGGAAACATTCCTCGGAAAAGTGTCGATGATAGTGCCTCAAAGTCAATTAGTGATAGTCAGCTATTACCTCGTAAAACCTCGACTGTGAAAGAAGAGGACAGTGAACGTAGGTCAATATCAGATGGACAATTACAAGCAAACAGAGATGAGAGTAAAAGTGAGAATTCAAACAGCTCGGGGACGCCAGACAGTGGTGCGACAGATAGTGGCCACGAAAAGACGAGCTCAGGCACGCCCGAACTTCCATCACCTGTGGAAGACTCGAAAGCTCTCAGCAAACGTCGCAGTGATATGGCCAAGTTTAGGAGGGCCAAAAGCGAGGCACGTAAAGTGAACATTTCTGATGATGAAGGTGTTGGAATATCTGACCAGGATTTGTCTCAAAGTAGCACCGCATACAAACCTCACTCCATAGATACTAACTCCAAATTTTTCACTCTCTGGAAAATCGGAGCTCCGAAGCGTCGAACTGGTCTAGCGGATATAGTAAAGAGAGTGCAGTCCACACACAGTAGAAGTGCTGATGATTCTCATGGAGAAAACGTTCTGCATGGGATATGGAAGTTACCCAGAGTAGAGCTTAAACCTATCCAAGGTGTTCGGAAATCATCTAGTCTTCGACACGTTACTCATCCACCTCAATCAAAAACCACATTCCGAGAGCCATTGGGAGCTATGGATTCCAATGGGTTTGGAATGTTGGCAAAGACTCCAGAGAAAGAGGAACTGCCGCCTTTTCCAGGGGACTTAGAATCCAAAACAAGTGATCTGTCTCTCACTGATAGTCAAGCATTTCAAAGTGAAAGTGGAGATGAAGCATTTCGTGAATTTGAAGAGGAAGAAATGTCTGAAACTCAAAGCAATATTGATAAGGATAATGAAAAATcaactgaaaaaagaaaaccattgAAGCCCAAATCTAAAAGTGACCCTAGTGGTGACAAGAGTAAGGATAGCATGGCCCCTGTGTGTCAAATGACCTCGTCCCATAGCTCCCCTCATCTATCCAAATGTAGTGAAGTGGACCTcgaagaagaagaagaggaaGCTGAGAAGGATGATGGAGACTTGTCATTAAACCCTCCCTCTAGTGCTCTCACTCCATCAAGCTCATTTGATGATGGCCCTCTTCATTTTGAAGTCACAGATGACAGTGTGTCAAATCAGCACTCGGAAGGAGCCTTAACTCCAGAGCTCGATCAGTTACAGGATAGTGGACGGTTTACTTCTGTTTTTGTGAAGGAAATTGCTCCATCCCCAAAGGAAGACAATGATTCCTCTCCTGACAAAAATTCTTTGAGTATTCCATATCAGCCTAAAAAGAATATTGGCCGAAGTGTAAGTTCAGCGAGTGTTcttcagagagagagaaggtTAGCCAGTGTCACCAAAGAGGAGAACAGGAAGCATAGTCTAACTCAAGAGGATGCGGTCAAAGAAACCAAGCAGGAGTTAGTTCCCTTGGCAGACTCCCACTTGCAGGCAACCAGCATGCCAGCATTGGCCAAACAGCAACAAAACAAG GACAAGCGGTATCACATTGTGGAGGAACTGTGTAAGAATGAACAGGAGTATGTGGAGGCCCTCACAGTTCTCAAAGAT AAGTACATGCTTCCTCTGAAGACCTCCTGTAGCAGTGTGGATGAGAACTTGGTAGACAATATCTTTTACATGATTCCAGAAATCCTGATGCACCACACAGTGTACAGGAATGCTCTGGACCGGGTCTGGACCAACTGGGACTCAGAGACCAGCACCATGGGCAACCTGATATCTGCTACT TTTTCCAAGCAAACCGTGATTGACTGCTATCTATCTTTTGTTGAGAACTATAAGACATCAGGAAAAGTTATTGAAAATGCTCTGACTACCAAATCTTCTGTACAGAAGTTCATTGAG CAATGTCACAAGGAGAGCGGGAACAAGTTATCAATGAAGGACCTAATTGTTCGCCCCATTCAGAGAATCCCAAGATACGAACTACTACTACAG AGGTTAATAGAACACACCCCTCCTAATCACCCTGATTTCCCACTGCTGAAGGAGGCTGAAAAAGTGATGCACGACTTTGCCATTAAATTGGGTACGGTCAACGAGAGCCAACATGAGGAAGACCAGCAGGCCACTTTAAAGAGGCTGGAACTCTTACTGATCACTGAT cTGGCTGTGCCAGACCGACAGTACATAAGGCATGACATGGTTCAAATAATG AGTAAAAAAGACCAGTGGTGTATATGGACTTTCTCTGATCTCATTATCATAAGTAGTCTCAAGAGGCGTACCGGGACCGTCACCCGTAAATCCATTATCTT aaaatccCCCACTGGACAAGACTTTGCTGAGAATATCAAACATAAAGTATGGCTGAAAGTTGGTCTTGATGCTGTAGAAATCGTTAAAA GTCCCACGAACTTATCCAGGAGAAACACAGTCGACCCTGAACAGTTAGAGGAGGACATCGGGCTACTGAATGATGTCAGTGACCTCATTACCCGCCTCAACTGTCCACATTCT AGTCTTGAAGAGATTGTAAAGGATATGTTGTCAACACTAAATAAGCAGTTGTCAGAGGCCATGCTACGAAATCCAACCGCTGAGTCCAACAAAGTGGATATTCTAGTCACTACACA GGAAGCCATCTACCCATTAGAAATAATGTTTACCTCGGGGGAAAAGAGGATAACCTGGGAGGCCACCGTCAGTGATGCCAAACAGAAACTAG ctCAAATGTTTGACAAAAGAGCCCCAGAATTCCTGACACCTTTGCCTATTACAAAAACTAGGGCAGGGATGCAG TTCTCCTGTGCTGCTCCGATTGACGGGGTGAACAACTCCGGCTACCGCGAGGTGTGGGTGTGTAACAGTGATGGCTATGTAGGTCACATGTGTCTCCTCAGTCTGCAGCCAGAACCAATCGTCACCCTCAACACCCCTGTCCCTGGCTGTAACGCCAGGATCCTCTGTATCTGTGCTGTCCCAGCATACAGTGGGACCTTCAGAAG AAAGAGCAGTGGTAAGAAGCATCAACATCAGGTGATATCCCAGCATCCTCTGATACCCAGGGTGTCTGAGGATGGTCCTCGGAACAGTGTGGCTGAGGGTGAGGATGGGATAGAGGAGGAAGAAGAGGAGAAATCGGAAAAGTCTGAGTCTGAGTCAGAGTCCAGTGATGAAGACACGCCATTTCCCTGcagtaatgaaaacaatgaggACCCCATGTCTGTAGATG TAGATGAGGAAGGGAAGATCCCACCCCCTGCAGACCTCCCAGAACCTACATCAGAATCAGTTACTCCTAATCCAGATCCAGTCAGCAGTAATCCTGATCCTATTACAGTTGGCAGCTGGATCCAGGACTCACTCAAAAGCACCATGTGGCTGGGAACAGAGGATGGGTG CATCCATGTATTCCAGTGTACAGAcaatattaaaacaacaaagaataaattaaaaatacatcacGAATCCCCTGTATATTGTATAGT ATATTTAGACAACAAGGTATTTGCATCCTTAGCTAATGGAGATTTAATAGtttataaaagagataatg AAGGTATTTGGGATGCAGAGAATCCTTACACAAGAAGTATTGGAACAGTGCAGTATCCCATTAATAAGATGCTAGCGGTGGCCGGCAAGCTATGGTGTGGGTGTCAGAATGTGATGAAGGTCATCAATCCCCTCACCCTCAGTACAGAG ACCTCGTTCCAAGTGATCTCTGACTCGGACCGCTGTATCCAGTGCCTGGTCTGTTCGGGTCAGGGCGTGTGGATGGCAACACAACAAAGCTCCAAACTGCTCCTATACCACGCCACCTCCTACGAATTCCTACTAGAAGTCAGCATAGCTCAGGCAGTGGCACAAAAACTACAAT CTGCTGACGACATAATACGTCAACATAAGGCGGCGTGTTTACGGATTACATCGCTGATGGTGTGTAAGGATCTGTTGTG